A single genomic interval of Oncorhynchus mykiss isolate Arlee chromosome 13, USDA_OmykA_1.1, whole genome shotgun sequence harbors:
- the LOC110515956 gene encoding uncharacterized protein LOC110515956, producing MAIQTITWMSAFLCLAQVFSMPMPCQLQGQLVRTTHNLLRDMGGHFPLECLQENVFMAFPATSFATSGAPQLSSSAAKAIYETLKNIDTLFGTDELPTMWDQQKLEYFQNIIYRQIEESECMSSVDTSDYPIRAEGLKTYFGNIAAVLKEKNFSYCAWEVVRKELLYTLEFILKHNSDSLLWSNRADHLTTIRMAIQTITWMSAFLCLAQVFSMPMPCQLQGQLVRTTHNLLRDMGGHFPLECLQENVFMAFPATSFATSGAPQLSSSAAKAIYETLKNIDTLFGTDELPTMWDQQKLEYFQNIIYRQIEESECMSSVDTSDYPIRAEGLKTYFGNIAAVLKEKNFSYCAWEVVRKELLYTLEFILKHNSDSLLWSNRT from the exons ATGGCAATTCAGACTATCACTTGGATGAGCGCCTTCCTCTGCCTCGCGCAGGTTTTCTCGATGCCCATGCCTTGCCAGCTACAAGGACAGCTGGTGCGAACAACCCACAACCTACTGAGAGACATG GGCGGTCATTTTCCTCTGGAGTGCCTGCAGGAGAATGTCTTCATGGCATTCCCAGCCACCTCATTTGCAACCTCCGGGGCGCCACAG TTGAGCAGCAGTGCTGCTAAGGCTATTTATGAGACATTGAAGAACATCGACACATTGTTCGGAACTGACGAACTGCCGACAATGTGGGACCAACAGAAGTTGGAGTATTTTCAGAACATTATCTACCGTCAGATTGAAGAGAGCGAGTGT ATGAGCAGTGTGGATACAAGTGATTATCCCATCAGGGCAGAGGGCCTGAAGACATACTTTGGGAACATTGCAGCAGTTTTAAAAGAAAAG AATTTCAGTTACTGCGCCTGGGAAGTGGTTCGAAAAGAACTCCTGTACACCCTAGAATTCATTCTGAAACACAACTCTGACAGCCTTCTGTGGTCCAACAGA GCAGATCATCTAACTACCATAAGAATGGCAATTCAGACTATCACTTGGATGAGCGCCTTCCTCTGCCTCGCGCAGGTTTTCTCGATGCCCATGCCTTGCCAGCTACAAGGACAGCTGGTGCGAACAACCCACAACCTACTGAGAGACATG GGCGGTCATTTTCCTCTGGAGTGCCTGCAGGAGAATGTCTTCATGGCATTCCCAGCCACCTCATTTGCAACCTCCGGGGCGCCACAG TTGAGCAGCAGTGCTGCTAAGGCTATTTATGAGACATTGAAGAACATCGACACATTGTTCGGAACTGACGAACTGCCGACAATGTGGGACCAACAGAAGTTGGAGTATTTTCAGAACATTATCTACCGTCAGATTGAAGAGAGCGAGTGT ATGAGCAGTGTGGATACAAGTGATTATCCCATCAGGGCAGAGGGCCTGAAGACATACTTTGGGAACATTGCAGCAGTTTTAAAAGAAAAG